One Brassica oleracea var. oleracea cultivar TO1000 chromosome C7, BOL, whole genome shotgun sequence genomic window carries:
- the LOC106302638 gene encoding uncharacterized protein LOC106302638 — MSFTRTYEAGQTNRSKLESMIGQVLKRQQKMSVVLDERFDSVYSNLHDKFETLSDHVKKLDGQVTHNAGFVKRDEGFLPGKTDTNPSRQVCTVLLRSGKRLSPRPVEITSAGKPPETEKETVNLDEEEEESEEDVEINRQEGNNVDRSTTEWDPEKTPKIELKQLPAGLKYAFLYKNSYPVIVNSNLTNGELALLLNKLRKYGKALGYSLEDIPGISPDLCMHQIHLEDDSKSSVEHQRRLNLNLKEVVKKEIIKLLDDGIIYPISDRIVLGHKVSAAGIEVDRAKIEVLIGLPAPTNVKDVITPNWNLPFEIMCYASDFAVGAVLGQRKDKKLHTVYYASRTLDEAQRNYTTTEKELLAVVYAFEKFRQYLVGSRVIVHTDHTAIKYLMQKKDAKPRLMRWILILQEFDIEIKDKRGVENGVAGHISRIRIENDVPIDDFLPTENVYQTDSFIGNNRPWYADIVNYLAADVEPEELRGYTRKKFLREVRRYHWDEPYLYRDAHAFIAQCDRCQRRGKIRKRHEMEHKSILEVEVFDCWGIDFMGPFPSSYGNKYILVAVDYVSKWVEAVASPTNDASVVIKLFKSIIFPRFGVPRIVISNGGSHFINKVFDGLLRKN, encoded by the exons ATGAGCTTCACAAGGACCTATGAGGCAGGACAGACTAATAGGAGCAAGCTGGAATCTATGATTGGCCAAGTTCTAAAACGCCAGCAGAAAATGAGTGTAGTTCTCGATGAAAGATTCGATTCCGTATATTCTAATTTACATGATAAGTTTGAAACTTTGAGTGACCATGTCAAGAAATTGGATGGACAAGTTACGCATAACGCTGGGTTTGTCAAAAGGGATGAAGGATTCCTTCCTGGAAAAACTGACACCAACCCGAGTCGCCAAGTTTGCACTGTGTTACTAAGAAGCGGAAAACGCCTTTCCCCGAGACCTGTAGAAATTACTTCTGCAGGAAAACCCCCTGAAACTGAAAAGGAAACGGTTAACCTCGATGAAGAAGAGGAGGAGTCGGAAGAAGATGTGGAAATCAATCGACAAGAAGGGAATAATGTCGATCGATCGACTACG GAATGGGATCCTGAAAAAACACCAAAGATTGAGTTAAAGCAACTACCCGCTGGACTCAAATATGCTTTTCTCTATAAAAATTCATACCCCGTAATCGTAAACTCCAACCTGACAAATGGAGAACTTGCGTTGTTATTAAATAAACTGCGCAAATATGGGAAAGCCCTCGGATACTCTCTCGAGGATATTCCTGGCATCTCACCAGATCTGTGCATGCATCAGATCCACCTAGAGGACGATTCCAAATCGTCAGTGGAACATCAAAGAAGGCTAAACCTGAACTTGAAAGAAGTTGTTAAGAAGGAAATTATCAAACTTCTTGATGATGGAATCATCTACCCAATTTCGGATA GAATCGTCCTAGGACATAAAGTGTCCGCTGCTGGTATAGAAGTAGATCGAGCAAAAATTGAAGTATTGATCGGTCTGCCGGCACCCACAAACGTAAAAGACGTGATAA CTCCTAACTGGAATCTTCCTTTCGAAATCATGTGCTATGCGAGCGATTTCGCTGTAGGAGCAGTTCTGGGCCAAAGGAAAGACAAAAAGCTACATACAGTTTATTATGCCAGTCGAACTCTCGACGAAGCACAAAGAAATTACACAACAACAGAAAAAGAACTGCTCGCCGTGGTTTATGCATTCGAAAAATTCCGCCAATACCTGGTCGGTTCGCGAGTCATCGTCCATACTGACCACACTGCAATTAAATATCTGATGCAAAAGAAAGATGCGAAACCACGCCTCATGCGATGGATCCTTATACTTCAAGAATTCGACATTGAGATTAAAGATAAAAGAGGAGTTGAAAACGGAGTTGCAGGTCATATTTCCCGGATAAGAATAGAAAACGACGTCCCTATCGATGACTTCTTACCAACTGAAAACGTTTATCAAACGGATTCATTCATCGGGAAT AATAGACCTTGGTACGCTGATATAGTAAACTATCTAGCTGCTGACGTAGAACCCGAAGAGCTAAGAGGTTATACAAGGAAGAAGTTTTTAAGAGAAGTTAGGAGATATCACTGGGACGAGCCATATCTCTA TCGCGATGCTCATGCATTCATAGCACAATGCGACAGATGCCAACGAAGGGGAAAAATCCGTAAAAGACATGAAATGGAACATAAGTCTATTCTAGAGGTTGAAGTCTTTGATTGTTGGGGAATAGATTTCATGGGTCCTTTCCCTTCTTCGTACGGGAACAAATACATACTAGTCGCTGTTGATTATGTATCAAAATGGGTCGAAGCAGTAGCTTCCCCGACAAATGACGCATCTGTAGTTATCAAGCTTTTCAAGAGCATTATTTTTCCAAGATTTGGAGTTCCTAGAATAGTCATAAGCAACGGTGGCTCCCATTTTATTAACAAGGTTTTTGACGGATTACTCCGGAAGAATTGA
- the LOC106302639 gene encoding uncharacterized protein LOC106302639, translating to MGPFSPSYKNEYILVAVDYVSKWVEAIASPINDACVVTKMFKTIIFPRFGVPRVVISDGGIHLINKVFQGLLKKKGVKHKKTVRTKRKDWSLKLDDALCAYRTAYQTPVGTTPYHLVYGKACHLPVELEYKAAWTVKLLNFDIKLAKERRSIQIHELEEIRHLAYESTKIYKEKTKAYHDKRIISRSFESNDQVLLFNSRLKLFPGKLKSRWSGPFTIKEVRTYGPVVLMDTNGGEFVVNGQRLKPYLAETTIAEAEEIPLCDPSTA from the exons ATGGGACCATTCTCACCCTCATATAAGAACGAGTACATCCTAGTGGCAGTGGATTATGTTTCAAAATGGGTGGAGGCAATCGCCAGCCCCATTAATGACGCATGTGTTGTGACCAAGATGTTCAAAACCATCATCTTTCCAAGGTTTGGAGTACCTAGAGTGGTCATAAGTGATGGAGGCATTCACTTAATTAACAAGGTCTTCCAAGGCCTCTTGAAGAAGAAAGGTGTCAAGCATAAG AAAACAGTCAGAACTAAACGCAAGGATTGGTCTCTCAAATTAGATGATGCACTATGTGCTTACAGAACAGCCTACCAGACACCAGTCGGGACCACTCCATATCACCTGGTCTATGGCAAGGCATGTCATCTCCCTGTGGAACTGGAGTACAAGGCGGCATGGACTGTCAAACTGCTCAACTTCGATATCAAATTGGCCAAGGAGAGGCGTTCCATCCAGATTCACGAGCTAGAAGAGATCAGGCACCTGGCTTATGAGAGCACAAAGATCTACAAGGAAAAGACCAAGGCATATCATGACAAGCGGATCATCAGCAGAAGCTTTGAATCGAATGATCAGGTCTTGCTCTTCAACTCCAGGCTGAAGCTGTTCCCTGGGAAGCTGAAATCAAGATGGTCTGGGCCGTTTACTATCAAGGAGGTCCGGACATATGGACCAGTAGTGTTGATGGACACAAACGGAGGAGAATTTGTTGTTAATGGTCAGCGTCTCAAGCCATACCTTGCTGAAACAACAATCGCAGAAGCTGAAGAAATTCCCTTATGTGATCCCTCCACAGCCTAA